CCGAAAAAGATGCTGCTCCTTCGAGGTGACATGAAATTCCCACCACCGAAGGTTACCACCTTGTGGTCACAAGCCCTAACATTGTTCTTCTTGTCCTCTGGGAACAAACCAAGCTCTCACATGTCTACAGGGACTAGAAAATGCTAAAGAGTCCATATCAAAACAAGCTATACAAGTTCACATGCACCTCTCATCACAGCCACCAAAACATAGCTAGGAACAACAAGAACCAGAGAAAAACAGGGAAGCTGCACCTCACCATGGTCACTCCCCAAGGGGACCATGGGGTGGAGGAGCACCAGTCTGGGCTGCCATGGCCAGCTCAAACTGCCTCAATGAAAGGGAGGGTATAGAGAGGAAATCTTGAGCTTTATCCCAGCTCTTCATGCTGCTAACATTGTTCAATCCATCCCATCCTATATGGGCCACATGCTTCACATCAGTTGGGAATCCAATCTCCATCTCCATCTCCTCATCATCCTCCTTGAAGATTACAAGCAACTGAGATAAGCTCTTGAAGCTCTTGACCAGCTTTTGAAACCCTGCAGAGATGTTAGGCCTAGGAAGTGGGAGAAGCCCGAATGAGCCCTTCGTCTTCCCACCGGATCGGCTTTCGCCTTCTCCACCTTCCAAAAGAACAAACAGATAAGGGAGCAGACCTGATAAATACCTCTACTAGACATCACAATAAGAACTAAGAAAGAAGAATGTTACATGGCCGTGGTGGAGTTGGCTCTCGTTGTGCTTTCTTCGGCTGGTTTTCGCAAACTGCGACGCTTGACTGAGAAACGCAGCCCACCGAGAATGGAAGGACGACAAACCTCTCCATACGCCGGTCCCTCATTGCCTCATTAATGGAACAGAGGGAAGGGGTGCAGTGCAAGATAGGAGGGAAAGAGAGAGCAGGGTGGTTATGgcatgaaagaaatgaagtgcaAGTGGAATTGTTATATCAGTTGGTCTTGGCTTTGTTACCAAGACTGAATGATTTCACATATGAGTAACCTTAGTTTGGTGAGAGGAAGGCAGACAGGAGGGGGATATTATGGAGTGGTTTGGGTTGGTTGGCTCTGGTACCTACTTCTTGCTGATTGCAGGTCCAATTTGTAGGGCACTCTGAGCCCACCAACtgctttttgtttgttttgagAACCTTCTACTGCTGCTCCTTATCATGGAGGATCTTCTATTTTTTACCTCCCTTCAACACCAAGCCATCATATTAAGATCTATCTCTGCTTTTCCAAGCTTACAACTACTCCTAAATTAGGAACTTAAGATAAGTCTAAGAGTAAAGTACAAGCAATTTAAAATACTAATATAGTAGACAGATCTCAACAAGTACAACAAGATACCACAACTATGGAACAGGAACCTAAAGATTTGCCGCTTTCATAGAGGGTTAAATGGTTCTTACTTGCTAGGTTAGTTAGTACAAAATCATATATATTTTGCAGTTATTCTTCTGCCTGGAGATAAAGTATATTAAGGGTCAGAAGAAAGCTTTTACATTCCTATTGGCTTGAGATAAAACCATTCGCTCAAAAAGCTTCCAGAAAAAGAATGGTTGGTTTCATGAGGAATAACAGATGGGCAATGACACTTAGTTGATGATAGCTATCTTACTGGAAAAAGTATCGACGGCATGAGAAATCCCCCTCACAAGTCTAGTGAAGGCACCTGTTGCAGTCCTTCAAAGGAATGAACAACACAGTTGCTCCCAAGATCTTAGCTTGCTTCCATGGACTGCAATTCTCCTTTACCACCACCTCATTACGCTTGACAAATTATTCCCACGGTTGACGCCAAGTGAAGCTTTTATATTACGACTCCGAAGCACAATGTTGAAACCGCTTCTCAAGCCTCACTGGAGCCTCTCTCTCCAAGGAAAATGGGTGTTTGAATGATCCATGATTGAGGCAGCAATAAGTAGAAGTTGAGGTTATATAAAGACTTCAAATCATCACAGCTTATCACTTAATTGGGCCATAGTCAAAAACGGCATCTGACTGTGTGCCGCTCAATTGATTGGGGTATTACTTCTGTTGTATTTCAGAATTCTTCCAAGTCCCAACTACTTCTTAAAGACCTTTTCCCTGTATATATAATTTGTTCAAGAAATATGGCTTAAAGTACTATGTAAAAGGTAACTGTAATAATCATGTAGAAGAGGCAAGCAGGACATTCGAATGGATAATGCAGTGAATTAGTATGACATGTGTTTCAATATACGCACACTAGGTGAGATTTCCTTTTCTTCAAAGTGGGTCAAATGGACTTTACAAATGATCCAAGTTATTAAGCAAACTTTGATGGTGAAAGATTACTTGAAATCCAGGAAAACATTTAGCAGaagaaacaataaaaaaataaaatcctcCGCCAACTAGACAGAACCAACAGAGACAGATGTCAAGAGCAATGCtgaaaagttacaaaaatgatTTGCACTACTGAAAGATAATCATAATTATTCTAAATAGTATCGGCAATAAATGCATTGGATTTTAGATTGAAATAGCCATTAACTGTGACTCAAGGTGCAAACACCGCATTGCCCAAAAGCATATAAAATGAAAATTTGAATTGAATCGAACAAATAATTTAGTACTCCATTAGGTGTTCCATCAAATTATGGTGGTTTTAAGAGCACATACCTTTATTTCGGTTTAAAGAGGTCAGTCCACTATAAGATCAAAACGTTGAACATCTTAATGGCAAGGTCTGCCAGGTATCACACACTTGAGCTTCATTCACCAGTAGTCCCCACATGAGCATTTGCCATAAAATGGCGAAACAGGTGTGTATCTCCAATAATAATCTACCTACCGGTGGCTTGACTAATATATTTGATAGCCTTATGACAGTCTACACAAATATGCAGATCTTCATGACTTTTAGAGGTGATCCACCAGCAGTGCTAATGATCCCATAAGCAATAGCAAGCTTCTCACTATGGTAATTTAGAGCTGATTCCTTTTGTTCTTCTTCCACATCATAGAGAACCAAGTCTGTTCTACTTGAATAACTTAATTGCTTCAGTCTCACAATTAAGCTCTCCAAGTACGAATATAGCTCATCCATTTGGGGATGGGACCTATCCCCCACAGCAAATGTGCGAACCTTGTTCTTTAACTGAATTCCAAGATCAACCTGGTAGTTTCCTGGCTCCTCTCTCTCACATCAAGCTCCTCAACTTGGAAACCTGCCCCCATTTCCTTTTGATGGCATGTATTTTTGACAGTAAAATGTCAGATCCAGCATCACATGGTTCAAGCTGAACCCTTCGTTCAGAAGCCCATGTTGCAATTTCACTATTGTTGTGAAGACAAGCTGATAACAATGCTCTCCAGACAACAATATGATGGCTGATGTTGTCTTCAAGGGTAAAGTCCTTTTCCTTCTCAAGTAAAGCAGCTCGACAAAGGAGATCAACCATACAAGCGTATTCTTGATATCTGGAACTACGCCATGATCTTCTTGCATTGATCTGAAATACTCGTAGCCTTCTTCAAACAAACCACCGTGGCTACATGCTGACAAAACACCCACAAAGGTTATCTCATATTGCATTATCTTATCTTTCAGCATCCTTTCAAAAAGCT
This is a stretch of genomic DNA from Phoenix dactylifera cultivar Barhee BC4 chromosome 9, palm_55x_up_171113_PBpolish2nd_filt_p, whole genome shotgun sequence. It encodes these proteins:
- the LOC103709384 gene encoding CRIB domain-containing protein RIC4-like, yielding MRDRRMERFVVLPFSVGCVSQSSVAVCENQPKKAQREPTPPRPCGEGESRSGGKTKGSFGLLPLPRPNISAGFQKLVKSFKSLSQLLVIFKEDDEEMEMEIGFPTDVKHVAHIGWDGLNNVSSMKSWDKAQDFLSIPSLSLRQFELAMAAQTGAPPPHGPLGE